The Toxotes jaculatrix isolate fToxJac2 chromosome 20, fToxJac2.pri, whole genome shotgun sequence DNA segment GATCAGATTATAGAGGAAAGACTAGAAAGCCTGAGAAGGTGGAGTATTTCCATCCACCCATGAGGGTGCCCCGTTCCAGCTTCAGATAGACACGGTCCTCCCGTTCAACCATCAGCAGTACTCCGTTGCTGGCCGCCTCTCTCGTAACGTCCTGGTCACCGGCGAATGCTGATATAACTGGATAATCGTTCTGCATCAGGTTTACCTGCAGGGAAGAGGAGACACAGGCTTGTTGTTTAgtctcatttcagtttttttttcctcgagCATCAAAATGTTACAAAATGCTGAATGCAGACCAACTATTTGACAACTGCTCACCTGTATGGTTTGTCTGTTGTAGACCTTCACCACGTGAAAACTGAAACTATATATCCCCCTCCTTGGAGCTTGGAAAACACTTGCTTTGAGATCGAAATGGTTGCCGATGTTCACTAAAACCTGTGACCAAAAAGGGCGCACAGTGAGACAGcgctctattttttttccatgtgcaTGCTTCACTTAACATAACAGCTGCTACGGTGTATTGTTTGTCTCATCTACGCATAGAGACAACAGACAGGCGTATCAGACATAGCATGGTTGTGGTATGCCAAATGTTTTAGGCTGCACTTCAGTCGCAGTTTGGGATGGATCCCAATTTGATGCGTATAACAGGCCGCTGTCCAAAGCCCTCAGGAGTGAAAAACTTATTGGGACATAAAAGCTTCACAATGTACATGTAGATTTCGTCCGAGGCCTAATACAACATATGCAATAAATGGTCTTGCATGGATGATCATTCGTTTTGGCAGCGCATCTCCAAATCACGCCAGTTACGCAGAGCAttaaatgaaaggaaaacagcaTTGTGTTCTTTAGGTTAGAGATAGTCAGGGCTCAGATCACACGGAGCGCGGGCGATGATAGGAAATCAATGAAACATGACCTTAAACAAGTTATGTACGCCCACggcaaaaaggggaaaaaaaaagaatgaaaggtggagagagggaaagaaacaataaaaaggaTACAATAATGGAGCTAAGATACTGGGCCAAATCTGATTGACATTACAATGTTGGTGGGCTATGTTAGTGCTAAATTCAGTGAACATCTGACCTGGTCAAAATAGATGGTCATAGACGTGTTGCTCATCTCTGACGGCTCGTGGTTGGTTCCACGCACGGCGGAAAAAGCCACCTTTGCCCCAGCGGAGCGGACTGATATGCCAAGTGAGGAGGTGACAGCTCCATCCGAAGAAGGGTTCGAGTCGCACACCACGAGACACTTCCCTTCGAGCACGATGGGTTCCGTGTCGTTCTGGCCGAGGCAGAAAGCCACGCCGCATCCCAAGAGGAGGGCCAGTGCCAGCATGGCACAGGGTCCCGGGCAGCGCGCTGGCACCATGGTCAGATCGCTGATCCCGTGCACACTGATACTACCCGGCAGCCCCTTGGAGGTTTGTTAGTATTCGATCACCTGGTCCAGACTTactcccttctctcttcttctctctcttttcctctatCTGTGAtgctccctcactctctcaaACACCCTCTGACACACAGACGCACTCAGACTCTCTCCGGCTGAGACTCCCCTCCCTCCTGTGCGTCTTAGTTGATTTTGGGAGAGAATTCAGACAACTGTTCTTGTAAATCCTGATGataagagagaaatgagagttTCCGCGTCAGACAGCGATAGGAGACAGGATTTTATATTGTTTAGTTCTTCAACGTGAGTGTATGTTTTGTGCGTAAAATGGCCATCGTGCGTAAAATGAAAGGCACTCGCGCTCGGTAAATACCAAAAATCTGAATAATCACGTTATAGGTGTTTACgatcatattttatttgtccATTCTTGACCAAATTAACTATCTGT contains these protein-coding regions:
- the cbln2b gene encoding cerebellin-2b, whose protein sequence is MVPARCPGPCAMLALALLLGCGVAFCLGQNDTEPIVLEGKCLVVCDSNPSSDGAVTSSLGISVRSAGAKVAFSAVRGTNHEPSEMSNTSMTIYFDQVLVNIGNHFDLKASVFQAPRRGIYSFSFHVVKVYNRQTIQVNLMQNDYPVISAFAGDQDVTREAASNGVLLMVEREDRVYLKLERGTLMGGWKYSTFSGFLVFPL